atatcagcatccacgtttaggtttgcagtgaaaatagcggcccctgctgttcaaaaaatgtattgcgattcagttcaagcctcaaccgaattgaatcgtcactcattataaccgattttcaaccggctcacggtgaatcgttacatccctactgtaatgtattacagtttggaagtaacttgcacaacactgaaCATGAGTGATGGTCGaagatttatctgcgtctgcactgtatgaggatatgaacacatgaacttcatctccagagttgctccgagagtttattttaccagCGTTTGAGTGAAGATGTCTTCAAACAAGCATCTTCCAGAAGACCCGTCAACATAAAAGTCCCGTTACATtaaacactcagacaaaaagatactgtagtgtactatagtatttgctattgaaaattgcagtgcccttgtagtaaattgataaacactgtatactatagtaaagttcaaaaacaatatagtaagaattttactgcaattttactgtaaataatatagtatactacagtaatttatgtggacaaatataccactattgtattgtaaaaaaggaaaaacagaacttagaaatattaaaacaaatttaggtaatctaaaaatgatatggccctaatttatccatctgtatgtaacatgaatgtcttttgtcagttttctgcctgtgctaccaaactataaacctctctagcaccagtgctatgtgaaaaaagtgaacttacagccttaacactaataatgataattttatatatattatatatatatatatattataattattgcttgcctttgttttatagcacaCTTTatagtcacggagagtaggcctataaccaaattcaggtggccaaagcggacactagttaaaatgcttagaagcaaacttgaccaatctaaatccgaaacaattatattgattatattatatacatatattataattcaaatgaaatatattttttttataaagtaatttttgtactcggacaagtgaatgacaaatttacttgtccgaaggacaaccacatgacaatgcttaatgtcaagccctgcttaaattaaacatttattgaagaCATGTCTTTTCAAATCAGTGCACAATCAGTGATTGAGAAAGATTGAGTACGTGTTTATTGCAGGGAACAAGATAGTAGTCTAATTTATAGTAATAATACACGATTGCTCAAATTTTAAGCACCTTCTCAAACTGTTCTGAAGCAtgcttttgtttatgtttgttggcAGACACTGCTATATGTCAAATAGTCATAATCTACGTGAAAATATTACACAGCCTGCTGCTCATAACTGcgtttttagttatatttagcttttatcttttttatagCCTGACAGGAATGTAGACGCTCTTGTGGTCGAATGCGTATAAACAGCCGCAAAAGACTGCATGCGGACATAATGCGTAAACGAGGGGAAACAACAAGTCAGGATTTAAACTTCGGCTGAAGacttaaaagtttggtttaaagacgAAAAACCAAACAAGCAAAATGTTTTCTCTCCATTTCAGATTTCTAACACACACCTACAGTGTTCAGCGTGTCCAGCTGTCAgagcagaaaaaaaaaacttttaatgttAGTAAATCCAGATGTTACTTTCACGTTTGTGGTGGTAAATATCCCAATTCCGAGGTGTTTTGAACGCAGTATTAAAActatgtgatgatgtcacaaatatATTAATTAGCGTGTGACATCATCAAGTGCCACAGTGTCACAAAATCCTAGCGGAAACACGCtagatttactgtaaaattaaaacctGGATCAAATGATAGCTTAAATATAACCCTGATTATTTCTAAacaaggtttaaagtttggtgcAACAGAATTAAGAAACAAACGttgatttaatctagatttaagactaatccttgttggtgcaacccaccctaTGATTCATAAAGTACTGTGAGGCTGCTGCGGCTCAAAcatgtattgtttttgtgtcattACAGAAGCTGGCAGTGTTGAATATGGCACGCGTGATGCGCCCCTCCCTCCACAGACCCTGACCTTCAGGCCGCTGCTGCCGCAAACGCCTGACAGATAGAGAAAACTTAATCTCTCTCTTAAACTGTGTTGACTAAAGAAGCATCCAGAGATGCAGTCCACTACTGCGGGAAAGAGTCTTGGACGAGGCACGTGGCCAAATTAAACCCAGCGTATTTTACGTAAAGGCGCACTGCCACCCGGGATGATCGCAGATTGCTGATTTGTCCCACCAGACTTCACCGTTCTCCTTGATCGTCCAGCGTCTAGTGGAGAAAGAGGTCCTGAGATGGCAAGGGGCGCAGCTTAAAGAAGCTCTTGGATTGCGGGCTGAGATAGGAGGTTGCAGAGCACGCAGCCCGCTGCCACTAATGGATGCCAAGTTGCGAGAAGACCTGTTCCGTAGGTATGTGGCATCTCTGGAGAATCGGCTTGAGAAGAGAGCTGGTGGAGCTACAACTGAGGCGGCGTTGATCTCTGCAGCGACAGCACTGCTGGGCTCAAATCAGCTGGACCCAGGTCAACGCTTTCGCACGGTTCCCTTCTACAACATTGTGGAAAATTCGCTGCGGACTCAGAGGGGTGCGAACCTGAAGACCTTGCAGACGGCATTTGCAACATTGGAAACCATTTGTACCAACTTGCTGCTCTTTCCGTGGAAGAAAGAGTTCCGTTGCATAAAGGTGAGTAACTGTGTGAATAACTGACTGCATGCAAGGAGTGGTATCAGCAACATCAAATCACCACTGGTATTAAAATGTGTATCATGATGTCCTGGGGCTGGAAAATTATTCTGCCATTATTAGAGGATGGTTATTTGATTTACTAAAGCCagtttattctttttttctatCTCCCAGACGTTTACAGGGCCATACGTGTACCAGTTACAGTCCGTGATAGGAGATGCAGACCTGCGTTTGCTGCTGCGTTCCTTGGGCTATTTGAGAGACCAGGAACTGCAGTACCACTGCCGGGATCATCTGGGTGCGAGCACCCACCTCCGACAGCTGGCCTTCGAGCTGCTCCTGTCCCAGGCCGAATGCCGTCTACTTGCCGAGGTAGTGTCCATGTCTCGGGGCTCTGCTTCGGAACTGGAGGTGGTAGAGGTCAGGAGGAACACCAGGGAGGATGCAGCCGGCTGCGCCGATGCTCTCCGCAGACGGGATGGCATCACTGCCGATTTGTCCCGCCTTTCCGTGCGTCCGGCAGATATGGAACGCGCCCACCTGCGGCGAAGCGGTCGGCCATCCAAGTCAGTGGATGTAACAGACGGCGCGGGACACTGGCATCAAGCCAGCAAGCCAGTGCTGAAGCCGTCGCTGAGTCTTCGCAAAGAACCTTTGTTCGTCGACACCGAAGAGGATGCAAAAGATGAAATCCTCCGTCCTAACCCCTCGCTGTATGCCATGGCGGCCCCTCCTTCCTTCGGCCCGGCAGCCGACTTCTTCCCGATTCAGTCACCTCCATCTGAGCCTTACCCCTACCACTTGTCCTCCCTGGACGAGGTGGACCTGTACACTGAGCGAGGGTCAGCTAGCCATCAGACGCCCTCTAGGCCACCGAGCCGGGAGCCACGAGAATCACGGGACACTTGGGTTCTAAAGGGTCACATGATGAAGTGCCAGGGCTGTGGTGTCAGCTGCCCGTCGCTCTCTTCTTGCCAGAGGTGCGACATGATCCTGTGTTCATCCTGTCACTCGGTGGAGCCGGCGCCTTGTTGCGGCTTCCAGGACTACATGAAATCGTCCCGGCCTCCGGATGGCTACATGCCTGTGAAGGAGAAGCTGTCCGTCTACTGTCACACCCACCCGCACCCTCTTCCCCACGCTCAGTCCCACGCACTGCTGCTGGACAAAACCGTGACGAGTGTGAAGCTGTTTCCCAGCAAGCCGGTGACTTCGGCGGGCGGCGGGGGTGAGCGTCTGAGTGTGGCCGGCTCCCGCTGCGGCTTCTGCAACAAGCCGGGGGCCTCTTACACCTGCGTGAACTGCTCCAAGGTGTCGTGCGACCCGTGCATTAGCCTTTATGCCAGCGATACATGCACACGCAAAAGCCCTCACCATAACTTTCTGCCCAATCATCAGCTCAATTTCAAATCCGGCACCATATCTCACCTCGTATATCGATAGACCAGCACGGCAgttgatttgttatttattttcctttttgttgacagatgtttCCTCTCACTAATATGTGATTTTCTACCCCTCAGTAGCCGTGTTTTATCAATAACATCAAAGAAAAAATGCTATATGACCAGAGAAAATCACTCCAACAGTGGCTTCTGGTTAGACTTTCTCTTGAATTGAATCCAAGAACTTGAAACTTGTTGTCTGGGGTGAACAACCTTAAAAATACACTGGAAGAACatagtgcacacacacatatatagataTACATTTTGAATTGTGATGCTATAAATTTATGTCTGTTGGTCTACTGGCTGGTTTCCCAGCAGGTTGTGAATCTGCATCAGAACGTGAAATGCCTTGTAGGTTTACCCAAGAACTCAGCCTGTGCTGTTCATAATGCTGCTGTTGAAAATCAAACCAGAGGCCACTAGCATATTTTGCAAGCAACATTCTCAGTATTTGCAAAATTGATTTCCATACCACATTGTCAATGCAAGTTTTCTTTTACATTATCCTTGcacttatttcattttatatagTTTTGAACAAAAGTTCATTTGATACATTGACATTGTATCACATGATGATTATCTGGAGTATTATGACTGGCAGGATCTCACAAAAACATGTTCATATTCATCCTTATACCAGAAGTAAAAGATTTGTGATTAGTACGATTTTTGCCAGTGTGACAGTATTTTCCTGACAATAAAGCACAGTTGTGATTCTCGTTCATGTGTTATGCGGGAGGGAAAATCTTACTCTTATTACTGTAAACTCAGTTATCTTCAAGACATTCTAGTCATTACACTGGCACACTTTCATAACATTGGACTGATTTGACTTCTCTGACTAATTTCATCTGTGCGGTATACTTTATATTCGCCTATTTGCCGCAATCAACATAAAGTGTCTTGTGTGTAATTCTCTGTGTTACTTTTGTTTGTGATCTCCATGTTGCCGGAAGGCGCACAAATTCAGGACTCAATGCTTCATGTCTGTCTAAGGGCCAAAACTGTCAGGGATACAGCAGCTTGCACAAGACGTGAAGGCGATATGTGTTTCCATCATGTCTACCGTGACTGGACCTCACAGCCGGTGATTAACCTGTTAAAAGTGCCATGTGCCAAACACTCACATTGGCAGAAAGTGAGTTTGAACTTGGACCCTGGCATGCCTTTAACAAAGCTTTAGTCATTGCAGAAGTCAAGTTTGATCTTTATTAAGAGCTCGATGAGGCTGGAAAGGGCAGACAAGAGCTACTGGACACGTGTTTGTCACTGAAAGTCTACtaattatacaaataaatggatAAAAAAGCGATGATTTTATAGAATAAAATTCTTCGAAAAGCACTGTTGTTTGTCTGCTGTGAGTTCAGTCAAAACCTTTGACTTGCTTCTTTTCACTACGGgcagaagaaaaacagacaaaataacagaggtggaaagtaacgaattacattTACTTGCGTTACTGTATTGAGTAGGTTCTTTGTGtacttgtacttttttaagtagcttttaaaatctgtaattttacttgtacttaagtatgatttgtgtgatgtattgtacttcgttatatttaaaatcacatccTTTAGggagtaaaaaaataatgaaaacattgcaagGAAAAAAACCGCGACCGGAAATTACGCCCTGCGCATCTGTCACACCCGTTTCACCCCTAGTTCACACTGCACGCGAGAGCAGCGTGCtgttaacagatgagagcattcatcACGGACAAAGTCCacatggattgacaggaaaaagtaacacttttacctttaaagcacgtaagtggtgtctaatgtgtttttaaagccaTGAGTTTCAAAAAGACTTTTGCCAGGAGTGTTTTTGgccaaaaccacaacagcacatttaaaggatttataatacaagtatatcTTAGATGTTATGTTATATTGCAAATGAAGGAGTGGGAAACGATCGCATTAAGctgtcagtgtactgtctgaaacccactgtcatcataaccttctgaaaaaacagataaaacgaCATAGACATcgtgttatatgcttatattgcgtatgtgtgagagaaaagcgatcgcatcacaagtcagtcactctctcctaTGGTGAGTTAACCCTTAAGTGACTTCGTATCCTTCAAAGCACcatggctttttatttataacttgtactaCACAGATCTAAAAGAGCATAAAACAGGCGGATATAACAAATCATAGTTATGCAATCTACTTAAAAGCgctttgatgaagttctggaagatattttgctcattgacGTATGTAAATAACTTGTATGTAAacaacaataaattacattgttGTACTGTGGTAACAGTTACCCAGGCAGCGCGGTGCATACGctgccggtgttctgccaatttatgctacccataaatttgtgctaccctcgtgttgtgattgggttgggggaggggttatttaggtgtaagggttgggttgggggaggggttagtcctgttttgtatggaggtagcaaaatttgatagggatgcataaattggcagaacaccggtaTGAAAGGACAATGAGCACGCGCTGCTAACGCTCTCCCTACGTGCTGCTGCCGCTCCGCCTAAGCACAGTGTCACTTTTAGCGACAGGAGTTCGACTCCTTCGTGAGAGaagtacaggtgctggtcatataattagaatatcatcaaaaagttgatttatttcactaattccattcaaaaagtgaaacttgtatattatattcattcattacacacagactgatatatttcaaatgtttatttcttttaatttgatgattataactgacaactaatgaaaatcccaaattcagtatctcagaaaattagaatattacttaagaccaatacaaagaaaggatttttagaaatcttggccaactgaaaagtatgaacatgaaaagtatgagcatgtacagcactcaatacttagttggggctccttttgcctgaattactgcagcaatgcggcgtggcatggagtcgatcagtctgtggcactgctcaggtgttatgagagcccaggttgctctgatagtggccttcagctcttctgcattgttgggtctggcatatcgcatcttcctcttcacaataccccatagattttctatggggttaaggtcaggcgagtttgctggccaattaagaacagggataccatggtccttaaaccaggtactggtagctttggcactgtgtgcaggtgccaagtcctgttggaaaatgaaatctgcatctccataaagttggtcagcagcaggaagcatcagaagcgtctcgcctgggctaaagacaaaaaggactggactgctgctgagtggtccaaagttatgttctctgatgaaagtaaattttgcatttcctttggaaatcagggtcccagagtctggaggaagagaggagaggcacagaatccacgttgcttgaggtccagtgtaaagtttccacagtcagtgatggtttggggtgccatgtcatctgctggtgttggtccactgtgttttctgaggtccaaggtcaacgcagccgtataccaggaagttttagagcacttcatgcttcctgctgctgaccaactttatggagatgcagatttcattttccaacaggacttggcacctgcacacagtgccaaagctaccagtacctggtttaaggaccatggtatccctgttcttaattggccagcaaactcgcctgaccttaaccccatagaaaatctatggggtattgtgaagaggaagatgcgatatgccagacccaacaatgcagaagagctgaaggccactatcagagcaacctgggctctcataacacctgagcagtgccacagactgatcgactccatgccacgccgcattgctgcagtaattcaggcaaaaggagccccaactaagtattgagtgctgtacat
The Triplophysa rosa unplaced genomic scaffold, Trosa_1v2 scaffold137_ERROPOS1633012, whole genome shotgun sequence DNA segment above includes these coding regions:
- the spata2 gene encoding spermatogenesis-associated protein 2, whose product is MDAKLREDLFRRYVASLENRLEKRAGGATTEAALISAATALLGSNQLDPGQRFRTVPFYNIVENSLRTQRGANLKTLQTAFATLETICTNLLLFPWKKEFRCIKTFTGPYVYQLQSVIGDADLRLLLRSLGYLRDQELQYHCRDHLGASTHLRQLAFELLLSQAECRLLAEVVSMSRGSASELEVVEVRRNTREDAAGCADALRRRDGITADLSRLSVRPADMERAHLRRSGRPSKSVDVTDGAGHWHQASKPVLKPSLSLRKEPLFVDTEEDAKDEILRPNPSLYAMAAPPSFGPAADFFPIQSPPSEPYPYHLSSLDEVDLYTERGSASHQTPSRPPSREPRESRDTWVLKGHMMKCQGCGVSCPSLSSCQRCDMILCSSCHSVEPAPCCGFQDYMKSSRPPDGYMPVKEKLSVYCHTHPHPLPHAQSHALLLDKTVTSVKLFPSKPVTSAGGGGERLSVAGSRCGFCNKPGASYTCVNCSKVSCDPCISLYASDTCTRKSPHHNFLPNHQLNFKSGTISHLVYR